The Bacillus sp. NEB1478 genome contains the following window.
CCCAGGTGGAAACCTGGCACGATTATCCGCATTAACGGCAGAACTTCCCTTTTCAGTTCCGGGATTCACGGTAGACAGACAATGCGGATCAGGGCTTGAAGCGATCAATTTAGCGTGCCGACTGATCCAATCTGGAGCGGGTGATATTTATATTGCGGGCGGTGTTGAATCTGCCAGTACCTCAACTTATCCAAAAAGAGCTCGCTTTTCACCTGATGTCAATGGAGATCCAGATATGGGGGTCGGGGCTGAGAATGTAGCTGAATACTACAAAATTACGCGTGAAGTGCAAGATGAATATGCCCTCTTAAGCTATAAAAGGACTCTTCATTCTATCGAAAAAGGACGATTTTTAAATGAGATTGTTCCTTTTAAAGATACACCTCTAAGAGATGAAGGGATAAAGCCCATGCCAACTTTAGAGAGAATTATTAAACGATCGAGACCTGCGTTCAAAGAGACCGGAACCGTAACAGCTGCAAATTCTTGCGGTGTGAATGATGGAGCTTCCGTCGTTTTAGTGATGAGCGAAGAAAAAGCGAAAGAGCTGCATCTTCTGCCAAAATTAAAATTCATAGACAGTGTATCTGCGGGTGTAGACCCGAACCTTCCAGGGATCGGACCTGTTCCTGCTGTTAATTCAATTTTACAAAGAAACGGCAATGTTATTGAGGAGATTGACGTATTTGAATTAAATGAAGCATTCTCCTCCCAAGTTGTGGCTTCAGCCCAAGAGCTCAATATTCCTTGGGATAAACTGAACAAAGGCGGAGGAGCCATCGCATTTGGCCATCCGTATGGTGCGTCTGGAGCCATCTTGGTTACATCGTTATTAAGAGAAATGACAGATGAAGACCGTTATGGTATTGCCACATTAGGAATAGGCGGTGGACTTGGAATCGCAACGCTTTTTGAAAACATGAGGAAAGGGTGATCATCAATGGATTTCAAACTATATGAAGGAACAGAAACAGCTCCAGTGACGATTAAAGTTACGAATGAACTTCTAAATAACTATCTACAAGCAACAAAAGGTTCAACTTTAATAGATTCGCAATTTGTTCCGCCTGCCTTTCCTATGATTTTTTATCAATATATAAAAGTACCTTGGCTGGAGCAGCAATCATTCATACATAAAGAACAAGTGTTCTCGTATGAACATCCTATCTCGGTAGGCGATTCACTTCAATGTACCGTTTCCTTAATTTCGGTTGAAAAAAGACGCCGTTTTCTCGTTTTGCACCAAGAGCTTATTGGCAAAAACGAAGAGAATCACATCGTTTTTACAGCAAAATCGATTCTTTTAAAGGAGGCGGAATAATGGAGCACCTAAAAGAGGGCTTAACCTTAGAGCAGCTTTACTTTCCAGAGATCAAAAAAGAAATGGTTGAGGATTATGCAAAAGTGTCAGGTGACTACAATCCAATCCATCTGGACCAAGAAGCTGCACAAAAAATGGGGTTTCATTCACCGATTATTCACGGCATGCTTTCGATGGGACTTGCCGCTCAAATCGCTGAACCCATTTTAAATGAAGGCTATTGGGTAAAACAGTATGAGACAACCTTCCGCTCACCGGTATTTACTGGAGAAGCGCTCACCATACATGGAACGATCACAAAAATAGAAAAAGAGCTCCTGACGATCGAGATAATCGCCAAAAGCTCCTCAAACGATAAAATATTAACGGGAAAAATCATCTTAAACAAGCTGTGATTCATTATTTCCACACATTTGATTTGTAATCACAGACTTTTTTAACTTAATCTCACAAATATGGATCATAAACCGAATCGCTCGACACACGAAAGGCTGACCCATTGGGATCAGCCTTTTTTTGCGGTCGCTCTACTTAATCAAAGTTAGCTTAACACGATGTCGCTCACAGTTCGGTCAACGATGCGCGCACCTTTTTTCGCTGCGTAATCACCGCCAGACGAAATGAAGATGTTTTGAGCAATAATTGTGTCCATCGCTGCTTCTACAGCTGCCGGATCAACGGGTTCAACAGGAGCATCCAGTCGGATGGTCACCGTTTTGTTCTCAGTGTTTAGAAACTGCAGTTCAAGTACTTTGGCCATCAAAATCCCTCCTTTCCATTATATTTTCATTTCACGCCACTCGTATTAAGAGTTAATCGCGAAAGAATCATTGCGTCTGATCATAAGAAGCGGGTATTGCTGAAGACCAGAAAGTGCTGTTGCCACTGCGTAAAGCTGGTCTGGGGTAGAAGCTGTTTTTACGTTCGCGAAGTTTTTGAACTTCACAACCGGTTTGTTGTCAGCGTCTAAACCGCCATCAAGCTCCAAGCGCATGGACGAATCGACTAAAGCTGCTGTAGCCATGTGCCTCACCTCCTTTCACTCTATAAGTTCCTGAAAAGTGAAAGAAAGAGCCATCGCTAAAAAAGATTATTTTTCACATGGCAGATTCATAGACTTATCCACAATTGACGCGATTTTCACGAAAATCCACCCTTATTTTCCTCGTTTTTCTCAAAACCGCCACAAAAATGTGTAGCAATACTCCATATCATCTTCAATCTGTGGATAACTAATCCCATATGTCAGGAAAAAGTACCGCTCTCTGATCGTTTGCTCAATATCATTTCTAAAACATGCTGATTTGTTTAATATCTACTTCATTTCTATAGTAGGATTACCGCGGAATTCCCCGAATGTGCGCACATTCCTAAAGGACATTATCCGATGAAAGAAATGACTTTTGAACAAGTTGCCTCTCAGTTTGATCCGCTAATTAAATCTCAAATCCGAAACTACAATTTACGGTCACGTTTTGACCAATACTATCAAGCTGGTTTACTCGGACTTTGGAACGCTTATGAAACATTTGATCCGGAGAAGGGGCAGTTCTCTTCATATGCATTTCTTAAAGTGAGGGGACGTATTTTACAAGAATTTAGAGGAGAAATGAGACGGCTGGAGAAAGAAGATAATCAAGATCCCCATGAATCTTTTGTATTTAAAAATCTCTCACACACGGACACTATTCCCTTTTTAGAAGATGAATCGTTGAACCTTTACTTAGTTCACCTCACCCAAAATCAGCAGCGCTGGGTCATCCATCGTATATGTGAAATGAAGAGTGAAGCGGAGATCGCAGAGATGTTTGATGTTTCCGTTTACGCGGTAAAATCATGGCGAAAAGCGGCTATCAAAAAGCTTCGATCGGTTTTAAACACCAAATAAATTGTAACTTTCTTACTACTTGAATTCATGGATATAATTCATTAATTAAGGTATAGTTAGAATCTGTGATGGTAAATTTACTAATTTTACCCATAATTGTAAGTAGAAATATAGTGTACTAAGTTGATAGGGAAAAGCTTATACATGTACTAAGAGGGGGACAACCAAACGATGGAAACACAAGTTAATCAGAATCCTGGAAGTAAAAAACGTCCGATCATAATCGGGCTCGTCATCATCGCATTACTTGCGATTGGTGCTACTGCTTATGCGATGTTTATCGATCTCTCGCCGCGTGAACTGTATTTAAAATCAGAGCTGAACACGTTTAAAACATTGAACGAATCGCTAAACGAAAGCTTTGAGGATGCACTGTCACTTCAAGAAAAACAATCGAAAGAAGCCTATAAGTCTGAAGCGCGTGTCAGTGTAGATATGGACACGGATAAGCTGGGAGCAGGCGGAATGGAAGCGGCGATGATTGGTTCGATTTTAAAGTCGAGTGAGCTGAAATTCACGACACAGCATGACCCGAAAAAAGAAGAGGGTTTAGCTGACATGGCTTTGACCGTAAACGGCGCAGACCTTGTGAAAGCAGAGTTTTACCAAAACAATAAAGAAACAGCATTAAATGTACCTGCAGCGTACAAAAACCGCGTTTATTTTCCAAACGAAAAGTTTGGCGACGTGATGCGAAAGTTTGACCCGGCATATGCTGGAATGGAGAAGCTTGAAAATTTCTTTAAAGCTTACGACGGTTACCTAGCAAGTGAAGAAGAGCGTGAAGATCTGTTCAAAGAGTACGCAAAAGTGTACGCAGACAGCATTAAAGAGAACAATGTAAAACTAAAAGAAGATGTTGATTTTAAAGGAGAAAAACTTCGCCAGTTAACCGTGACCCTTTCTGAAAAAGAAACAAAAGATTTGATCGTGAACTTCTTAAAGAAAATGGAGTCTGATGATGATTTCCTAGATGCCATGGCTGAACAAGCTTCCTTGTCCGGCGGACTGCCAACAGGAACGATGATGCCGGCACCGGGGACGATGAGTAAAGAAGATACGAAAAAGGAACTGAAAAACGGATTGAAAGAAGCACAAAGAGCAGTGAAAGAAGAGGCAGCTTTCCCAGAAGGAATGAAGCAGGTTGTGCTGATCGACAGCGATGAAAACGTAGTAA
Protein-coding sequences here:
- a CDS encoding sigma-70 family RNA polymerase sigma factor, giving the protein MKEMTFEQVASQFDPLIKSQIRNYNLRSRFDQYYQAGLLGLWNAYETFDPEKGQFSSYAFLKVRGRILQEFRGEMRRLEKEDNQDPHESFVFKNLSHTDTIPFLEDESLNLYLVHLTQNQQRWVIHRICEMKSEAEIAEMFDVSVYAVKSWRKAAIKKLRSVLNTK
- a CDS encoding MaoC family dehydratase encodes the protein MEHLKEGLTLEQLYFPEIKKEMVEDYAKVSGDYNPIHLDQEAAQKMGFHSPIIHGMLSMGLAAQIAEPILNEGYWVKQYETTFRSPVFTGEALTIHGTITKIEKELLTIEIIAKSSSNDKILTGKIILNKL
- a CDS encoding DUF2922 domain-containing protein, which translates into the protein MAKVLELQFLNTENKTVTIRLDAPVEPVDPAAVEAAMDTIIAQNIFISSGGDYAAKKGARIVDRTVSDIVLS
- a CDS encoding acetyl-CoA C-acyltransferase, whose translation is MKTAVIIDAKRTVIGKKDGYFKDVPPENLAAAVIRAILKENNIPSHMVTDVILGNTVGPGGNLARLSALTAELPFSVPGFTVDRQCGSGLEAINLACRLIQSGAGDIYIAGGVESASTSTYPKRARFSPDVNGDPDMGVGAENVAEYYKITREVQDEYALLSYKRTLHSIEKGRFLNEIVPFKDTPLRDEGIKPMPTLERIIKRSRPAFKETGTVTAANSCGVNDGASVVLVMSEEKAKELHLLPKLKFIDSVSAGVDPNLPGIGPVPAVNSILQRNGNVIEEIDVFELNEAFSSQVVASAQELNIPWDKLNKGGGAIAFGHPYGASGAILVTSLLREMTDEDRYGIATLGIGGGLGIATLFENMRKG
- a CDS encoding MaoC family dehydratase N-terminal domain-containing protein; this translates as MDFKLYEGTETAPVTIKVTNELLNNYLQATKGSTLIDSQFVPPAFPMIFYQYIKVPWLEQQSFIHKEQVFSYEHPISVGDSLQCTVSLISVEKRRRFLVLHQELIGKNEENHIVFTAKSILLKEAE
- a CDS encoding DUF1659 domain-containing protein is translated as MATAALVDSSMRLELDGGLDADNKPVVKFKNFANVKTASTPDQLYAVATALSGLQQYPLLMIRRNDSFAINS
- a CDS encoding DUF6583 family protein, producing the protein METQVNQNPGSKKRPIIIGLVIIALLAIGATAYAMFIDLSPRELYLKSELNTFKTLNESLNESFEDALSLQEKQSKEAYKSEARVSVDMDTDKLGAGGMEAAMIGSILKSSELKFTTQHDPKKEEGLADMALTVNGADLVKAEFYQNNKETALNVPAAYKNRVYFPNEKFGDVMRKFDPAYAGMEKLENFFKAYDGYLASEEEREDLFKEYAKVYADSIKENNVKLKEDVDFKGEKLRQLTVTLSEKETKDLIVNFLKKMESDDDFLDAMAEQASLSGGLPTGTMMPAPGTMSKEDTKKELKNGLKEAQRAVKEEAAFPEGMKQVVLIDSDENVVKRDLKLSAAANGGEVIPLNYATESWTKDDVTNSSWTLNAGPEGQTVLVDIKMTSEPKGKGTKRDIKAKFESDENGSTQGIGFHVKGEGTSEKSNWTAELVPAGDMPAQIPQGTLEIEHKGDQNLDKDFANHDYKVRLISNDPSLGDLNVGLTIKTKTTFGKKLKFPELAEGKADNLAEMSDAEMMGLMSEIQRNLQQFMGENAQFMEGL